From Streptomyces sp. TLI_235, a single genomic window includes:
- a CDS encoding cytochrome c-type biogenesis protein CcsB, with amino-acid sequence MNLASVDPHLADLSNKLIYSAMAVYTLAMFAHLFEWTFGSKGAIAVRSAEQSGGLAETLAAAEESKATRKVTVTVATADGGTTTLTRTALADAGATVVTSGRGDGDAVDGPGAAGGSEKGDLAGRIAVSLTVLGVLLHAGGVFTRGLSVMRWPWGNMYEFSCAFGLTMMLAYLGLLVAGKKVRWLGLPVVLAVLLTLGVAVSVLYTDSEQLVPALHSYWLGIHVSTAIICGGALYAAFVATVLYLGKDSYERRVEAGLPGGPLRIPVSVWERLPAASTLDKLSYRINALVFPLWTFTIIAGAIWAEAAWGKYWEWDPKETWSFITWVAYAAYLHARATAGWRGRKAAYLALLAFACWLFNYYGVNIFVTGKHSYAGV; translated from the coding sequence GTGAATCTCGCCTCGGTCGACCCTCACCTGGCCGACCTCTCCAACAAGCTGATCTACTCGGCGATGGCCGTGTACACCCTGGCGATGTTCGCCCACCTCTTCGAGTGGACGTTCGGCAGCAAGGGTGCGATCGCCGTCCGCTCCGCCGAGCAGTCCGGCGGCCTGGCCGAGACCCTGGCCGCCGCGGAGGAGTCCAAGGCCACCCGCAAGGTCACCGTCACGGTGGCCACCGCGGACGGCGGCACCACCACGCTCACCCGCACCGCCCTCGCCGACGCCGGCGCCACCGTGGTCACCAGCGGCCGCGGCGACGGCGACGCCGTCGACGGCCCCGGTGCCGCCGGCGGCAGCGAGAAGGGCGACCTCGCGGGCCGGATCGCCGTCTCGCTGACCGTGCTCGGCGTCCTGCTGCACGCCGGCGGCGTGTTCACCCGCGGCCTGTCGGTGATGCGCTGGCCGTGGGGCAACATGTACGAGTTCTCCTGCGCCTTCGGCCTCACCATGATGCTCGCCTACCTGGGCCTGCTGGTGGCCGGCAAGAAGGTCCGCTGGCTGGGCCTGCCGGTGGTGCTGGCCGTCCTGCTGACCCTGGGCGTGGCCGTCTCGGTGCTCTACACCGACTCCGAGCAGCTCGTCCCCGCGCTGCACTCGTACTGGCTGGGCATCCACGTCTCCACCGCGATCATTTGCGGCGGCGCGCTGTACGCGGCCTTCGTGGCCACCGTCCTCTACCTGGGCAAGGACTCCTACGAGCGGCGGGTCGAGGCCGGCCTGCCGGGCGGTCCGCTGCGCATCCCGGTCTCGGTCTGGGAGCGGCTGCCCGCGGCGTCGACCCTCGACAAGCTCTCGTACCGGATCAACGCCCTGGTCTTCCCGCTCTGGACGTTCACCATCATCGCCGGCGCGATCTGGGCCGAGGCGGCCTGGGGCAAGTACTGGGAGTGGGACCCGAAGGAGACCTGGTCCTTCATCACCTGGGTCGCCTACGCCGCGTACCTGCACGCCCGGGCGACCGCCGGCTGGCGGGGCCGAAAGGCGGCCTATCTGGCCCTGTTGGCCTTCGCCTGCTGGCTGTTCAACTACTACGGCGTCAACATCTTCGTCACCGGCAAGCACTCCTACGCCGGCGTCTGA
- a CDS encoding acyl-CoA carboxylase epsilon subunit-like protein, protein MSASAESLVRIVRGSLTDEELAALTAVLLARAAAAQQIAAAPAVEPIANWQRLERRPAYYSPVSWQQAA, encoded by the coding sequence ATGAGCGCTTCCGCCGAATCCCTTGTCCGCATCGTCCGCGGCTCGCTGACCGACGAGGAGCTGGCCGCCCTGACCGCGGTGCTGCTCGCCCGGGCGGCCGCCGCCCAGCAGATCGCGGCCGCGCCCGCGGTCGAGCCGATCGCCAACTGGCAGCGCCTGGAGCGCCGCCCGGCGTACTACTCGCCGGTCAGCTGGCAGCAGGCCGCCTGA
- a CDS encoding cytochrome c biogenesis protein: MSDTRTVTTDGGEPDVERLSTAPEEAEAPVGIGVLGWFRWTWRQLTSMRVALILLFLLSLAAIPGSLIPQNSQNAFKVQTWKAAHRGVTPLYEKLQLFDVYSSVWFSAIYILLFVSLAGCIVPRTWQFVGVLRAQPPAAPRNLTRMPVYAAWRTSADPEAVNAAAHRLLRRRRFRANLSGGAVAAEKGYLREVGNLLFHFSLFALLAGFAWASLGSGQGGKLMIEGQGFANTTTQYDDFTGSAFYTVDDLDAFGFKLDGFTARYQTSGEQIGSARQFTGHIRYWTGTDSEKLTKGDIEVNHPLEIGSSKVFLIGHGYAPVVTVRNAKGEVVYTGPTPFLPQDSNLTSTGVIKVSDYGAKDGKDVDLGFNGYFLPTAPVNFDKTGPISLFPDAAEPMLVLTAFAGDLGTDSGLPQNVYQLDTTHMSQLKQDGDIARVRLKPGQGWELPDGYGTVTFDGYKQWASFNVSHRPGNAVALAGAICAILGLIGSLFVQRRRIWVRATTSPDGTTLVELAGLARSESARTAEELAEFAVELQDDAPALDEPDTPSDEPDPEADPAGIPAPATPAPATPADPDSKE, from the coding sequence GTGAGCGACACCAGGACCGTGACCACCGACGGCGGCGAGCCCGACGTCGAGCGGCTCAGCACCGCCCCCGAGGAGGCGGAGGCCCCGGTCGGCATCGGCGTCCTCGGCTGGTTCCGCTGGACGTGGCGCCAGCTGACCTCGATGCGGGTCGCGCTGATCCTGCTCTTCCTGCTCTCGCTGGCGGCGATCCCCGGCTCGCTGATCCCGCAGAACAGCCAGAACGCCTTCAAGGTTCAGACCTGGAAGGCCGCCCACCGGGGCGTCACCCCGCTCTACGAGAAGCTCCAGCTGTTCGACGTCTACAGCTCGGTCTGGTTCTCGGCGATCTACATCCTGCTGTTCGTCTCACTGGCCGGCTGCATCGTCCCGCGCACCTGGCAGTTCGTCGGCGTGCTGCGCGCCCAGCCGCCGGCCGCCCCGCGCAACCTGACCCGGATGCCGGTCTACGCGGCCTGGCGCACCTCGGCCGACCCGGAGGCGGTCAACGCCGCCGCCCACCGGCTGCTGCGCCGGCGCCGCTTCCGGGCGAACCTCTCCGGCGGCGCGGTCGCCGCGGAGAAGGGCTACCTGCGCGAGGTCGGCAACCTGCTCTTCCACTTCTCGCTCTTCGCCCTGCTGGCGGGCTTCGCCTGGGCCAGCCTGGGCAGCGGCCAGGGCGGCAAGCTGATGATCGAGGGCCAGGGCTTCGCCAACACCACCACCCAGTACGACGACTTCACCGGCTCCGCCTTCTACACCGTCGACGACCTGGACGCCTTCGGCTTCAAGCTGGACGGTTTCACCGCCCGGTACCAGACCTCCGGCGAGCAGATCGGCAGCGCCCGCCAGTTCACCGGGCACATCCGCTACTGGACGGGCACCGACTCCGAGAAGCTGACCAAGGGCGACATCGAGGTCAACCACCCGCTGGAGATCGGCAGCTCCAAGGTCTTCCTGATCGGCCACGGCTACGCCCCGGTGGTCACCGTGCGGAACGCCAAGGGCGAGGTCGTCTACACCGGCCCGACGCCGTTCCTGCCGCAGGACAGCAACCTCACCTCCACCGGTGTGATCAAGGTCAGCGACTACGGCGCCAAGGACGGCAAGGACGTCGACCTCGGCTTCAACGGCTACTTCCTGCCGACCGCGCCGGTGAACTTCGACAAGACCGGCCCGATCTCGCTCTTCCCGGACGCCGCCGAGCCGATGCTGGTGCTCACCGCCTTCGCGGGCGACCTGGGCACCGACTCCGGCCTGCCGCAGAACGTCTACCAGCTCGACACCACCCACATGTCCCAGCTGAAGCAGGACGGCGACATCGCCCGCGTCCGGCTCAAGCCGGGCCAGGGCTGGGAGCTGCCGGACGGCTACGGCACCGTCACCTTCGACGGCTACAAGCAGTGGGCCAGCTTCAACGTCTCCCACCGCCCCGGCAACGCGGTCGCGCTGGCCGGCGCGATCTGCGCCATCCTCGGCCTGATCGGCTCGCTGTTCGTGCAGCGCCGCCGGATCTGGGTCCGCGCCACCACCTCCCCGGACGGCACCACCCTGGTCGAGCTGGCGGGCCTCGCCCGCAGCGAGTCCGCCAGGACGGCCGAGGAACTGGCCGAGTTCGCCGTCGAGCTCCAGGACGACGCCCCGGCCCTCGACGAACCGGACACCCCGTCCGACGAGCCCGACCCCGAGGCCGATCCCGCCGGCATCCCGGCACCGGCAACCCCCGCACCGGCAACCCCCGCAGACCCGGACTCCAAGGAGTAG